The Naumovozyma castellii chromosome 2, complete genome sequence AGATTCGCCTCAATTATTGACATCATTGTATACCAAGACCAATGTTACTCCTTTGATTAAACTAAATAATGATCTGGGGATGCCACTAGATTTAATCCAAATCCCTGGATTATTGAATAACAATGATACCAAACTGCTTTATGGgtttgataatattaatttgcACCCAGAAGATAGAGTCTTACTGAGAGATCCAAGGGTTGATAGATTGACCAAGACTGATATTTCCAAAGTGAATTTCCTAAGAAGAACGGAATATGTTTCATCCACGATTGCCTCGCAACAACGTAATGACGATTTCAATGCAAACAATAAgagaaaattaaaagaattggaaatggAACAAAATGAAACTTTGAGCGCAAGCCAGGTGGTTCAAAAAGTGGAAAATACCTTTGACTCAATGACTTCTGAGGCAAATGATTTAACTAAATTAGTGCATccaataaagaagaaattaaaagcTGTAAAGACTTGGAATTTGTTACCTGATACTGCATCTATGGACCAAAGCTATTTCACATTGAGGTTAGTCGGTAGTGCTGCCTTAGATAAGAAGGAAAGAGATAAACTAGCTTTATCAACAGCAATCTTTAGACCTGtggaattagaagaagacgaATGGATATCAATGTATACTACAGATAAGAAGGACTCTAACATCCTAACCAATTTAGTAGAAAAGAATATCGATGATGCCAAGGTATTAGATGACGAAGTAGATCATAAGACTTTTAAATTCAAGAGATTAAGAGATTTTGATATGAAACAAGTGCCACAGGCTAACCCTAATACTGGAGCATTTGGTGAATTAGCAATTGTActaaataatgaaaaagGTATTGCATATTACAAGCCATTGCGTCCTAGAATTGAACTTAGACGTAGACGTGTAAATGATGTGATAAAGCCACTCGTAAGAGAGCATAATATTGaccaaataaatatatccTTAAGAAATCCAACTCCACAAGAAGCTAATATCAGAGATCGATTGagaatgaaatttgatCCAATCAATTTCTCTACTGTTGACGAAGAAGATCTGGAAAAAGATGGAGAGGAAGTTTAAatagatgaagatgagaaGCATAAGGAggatgaacaagaaaaagaaggCACAGAAGGAAGTCAACAGAACGAAAATATAGCGACtgagaaagaaaatgaagacGAAATCATTGAAACTAAGAAGGCTTCCCAAGAATGATATGTGTCTTTGTAATTCCTTGTGACATCTGAACCAGTGGCGTTCTATCATTGtaaaatttataaattaaaaaaattgtatAGTTATTAATCGATCTGCCGTTAcaaaattttttattattattgaaatagaatatatttatagaGTCATTTCTTCATAATTATTGCACCCGATTGCCAACCGCCTGCAGCCACTGCAAGACACACATACTTGTCATCTAATGGGACCTTGGTAGGTTTTAGTACTTTCACGTTTCTTGGCCCATTCCAGGTTCCTAAATGCACCTCATCAACCACATGTTGAGGTCTACCTAATCCCAAGCATCCCGAGAATTGACTTTCAATTCCCCAGGTATATATTTGGCCTTTCTTAGTTAAAGCTACAACATGATAGTCACCCCCTTTTAATGAGATGATGTGATCTTCAGGATCATCCAAAACTAGTTGAGAAAATGAGTCCATATCAATATTACTATCCCTGAGTCCGACTGTATAACAGTTGTGGTCTGTGAATAATACCAAGCAAGAGAAGCATGCAACtattttttctaatttGCCATCAAGCATGGGGGGTAGATCGACGGATTCCACTAAACCCAAATTATAGGAATAGAGCTTATCACCTTTATttgtaataaaataaacACAGTTGTTTTGGGTACAAGCAAAATCTaaaactttattttcaCCACCTGTGTCCCCACTTTTAGGAACCACCATACAATGTGCGTTTGATGCTAATTCTCCTTCTTGTAAAGCATCCCTCTCCTTCCAAACCACCAATCCAATATCGTAAATATAAACACAATTAAAATCCCAACCACATGCAATTTTCACTATTGGGTTTGTTTCCTTCAGCGGTAGATCATCAAAAAGTATCTTGATACCATGTTCTGATTCAGCAGTGTCCCAAGAGTATAACTCATTATTATCGTCAAGGGCAAGGAAATGACTTCTACCAGAAGATACTGCAACAAACTTTATTGCTCCCAACTTCTCTGGatcaatttgaagagaatGATCGTGTCTATAATATATAGGAAACGAGCATCTGCTAAACATTCTTCGTATATGTTTATTTCCCGGGACTAATTCCGTTGCACTCTGTTCTAATTCTTGTAGTTGTTGATAGATATTTTCATGTGGTCCATCTGTAATGGAAGTATGATTAGTAGAATGCCCACTGGAATCTCTGTTTGTAGGCGTTGGTCCATGCACAAGTGGTTGAGGGAAAGTGCCAGTCGTATTAATCGAAGTTGGCCCCCCAGCAGTAAGTATCCTTGGCCATGAATGCTCCATCCTTTGAATTGCTTCCCTAAATGGATTAAAATCACTTTCTCCTTCTCTGGGGCCCGGTCCTCTATGACCTCCGGTATATGTAGGCCCTGTAGAGTAAATCTTACCGGCGCATGTCAATACTTGGAAAGAAAACCCACCCCCAGAAATCTGCCTAATGGCCTTATGATTAATATTTGCATTTTCAGGAAACCAGGGAACCAAAGTAGGTTTATTTACTCCAAACTTAAACCTTGTTCCAGTTCCATTCAAATCGTCATCTGTTAAATTTGGGTTAGAAATCGCCGTATAGCCTAATCTTGCGTGTTTTAGACAACCCCAGGTATAGAATTTTGCATCGCTCGACCTTTTCTCGTATAATTCATGCCATGTTAACGTAGGAAGCGTATGAGTTAATACGACTTCGCAACAcgtttgaaatttctcaGCTTCTCTATTTTGAAATGGCTCATCATCTGTCAGTAACCTTCCGTATGCCTTATGAAATAGCTCATGCCATACAGTACCAGATTCCTTAATATTCAGTAATCTATGATAATACTTATTTGTTAACGATAAACTCCTGATGTCTTCCAAGTCCAAATACGGTAGTAGCGTTTGGACAATATCGGGTAGTAATGAGAGACCTTTACGGGCTTCATCTTGATTAAACTTCTCCATTTATAACCGGTCTGtttaattcttttgtttctaTTAGCAAATAAAAGTTGATGAATGGGTTACTCTCGATCGCCCCTTAGTTTTTATAGGCATCAGATCATCTCGGACATTCGCCACGCCCATTGAAAACAACAATGCAATTATCatttataaataatacAGAATGCTATAGACACAAGAAGTAAGTTTATAATTGGTTAAACACCTTGGACAAGATCTCTGCCATCTTGGTCCAGTTCTTGATCcttaaattttcattgttCAAATGTGCATTATCTGTGGACTGTCCACATGGTATTTGCACCGCAGGCGCTTGAAATGCTCTCTCAAGAGTTCGGATACCAGGGATAGAACCACCCTCTCTCACAAACAATGGCTCCATACCCCAAGTAGAGGCAATCTCCTGCTTGAGTATCTGATACGCATGATTTGTGGGATCTCCTAACCATGGTTCTGCCTCGTTAAGTATCGTAATTTCCAATTGGTTCTTGGTAGGTAATTTTGCAAAACtttcttttaaataattaattaaatcttttttAACATCATCAACACTTTGTTCCGGAACTAACCTTATCGATAGGCCTATAGAAGCAGACTTAGGGATCACTGTAATGTTACCTGGTCCACTCATTTTCATGGTGGTGATGGAAAGTGATGGCTTGGTCCAGTTGGTAATTAGTTCATCTATGGTTTTATTCTCATCTAGGTTGGCAGTTTTCGTTATTTCCACAAACCTACCATAATCAATATCACATAGCGGTTTCAACGGAGaataaaaatttggaatatgCACATGACCTTCatcattttgtaatttcgAGATTATGTTTATTAAATCAGTGGTGGGTTCTCTAAATACACCACCATTAACACCAGAATGTCTATCTGGTTGATCACTCCAAACACGAACCTGTGCGTTAATAACACCTCTTAGCCCATAGTTTAAACATGGATGCTCCTCATCCACCCACGTCGAATTGCTTAAAAATATCCAATCGATCTTATCCCCAATGACTTCCTTATATTTTTGACAAACTTCTGCAAAACCTGGGGAACCTATCTCTTCAGAGCcttcaattaaaaaaacCACGTCATTAATTAGCTCAtcattttgaaacaaattGGCGACACTGTGAAGGGCACTCACTAACGGACCTTTATTATCACTAACACCACGACCTTTCAAATATCCGTTTTCACAAGTTAGTACAAACGGATCTGTAGTCCACCTTTCAGGATCACCCACTGGAATAACATCATAATGTCCGTACCATAATATcctctttttatttttaccGTTACCATTGAATCGAGCAAACACTACAGGATTTCCACCACTCATTACGGGAAGTAATTGAGAAACAGATGCCCCaaaatttatcaacaaTTGTTGCAAATACGTAGCACAACGTCTAGAGGccagttgttgttgagtATCATACCCTTGTGAAACTGTTTCATATGATATAAGTTCTCTCAATGTTGATAACATTTCTTCACTATTCAAACCGGCAGGTTGATACGTTGCCCATGAGTTTGATCTCTCCATTTTTGATGAGGAGAGGATTgtattttggaaaatatgaGACAAGTCCCATAATGTTAAGGATCCATCGTTACCACCTGTAAGTAAACTAGGAGAATTATGAATACCAATTTTAGATTTTCTCTCGAATATCTCTGAACTCAGCATTTTACCTTGATTAGGATCccaatgatgaatttgattttgataaaataaagttATGCCTGACGCGTTAACAGCAAATATATGGTCCATGTACACAGAGATGGAGATGACATCAGATTTGTCCCCAGTATCCAGCGTGGAAACTAATTGTTTTGTATTTAAGTCCCAGATTTTAACAAGCCCACCACTTAACCCACAATATAAAAAGGGAAATTCAATGGCTTGTGAAAGGACGCTATCGTCATTatccatttcatcattattagtGATCGTCACTTTCGTACCGTTCTTATCTGTAATGGATTCAAATTTCCATATCTTACTAATTCCATCACCACCTGCAGATACTATACATTCAgtgaatttatttttgttttgagTTCCATCTCGAACCGGTGAACGTCCATGATCGAACTGACAATTTAACGAGGTGCACATTTTACAAAGGGAATAAATAAACCCATTATGTGCatatttgatgatattttcagagggaatttccaaaatggtgttgtttttttgaaatgttttAATCTCTGGCGTTGTTGCCAATGATTCCTGAGAAGGTGTGGTTGATCCCATGGGACCCAATGaatcaaaaaatttatcatatcTCCTATGAGGTAAtctattttcattattatcttctttaGATTTCAACTTACATTTCAATCTTTCGAATAtattatccaaataaaGCAAACTTGCATTTTGACAACCAAGGACCAAAGTTTGCaaagaattcaaataaattatgGAAAATATGTCTCCAATATCAGTGACAGAATAGACCGTAGCAACTTCCTCCACCGAGACCGTATTTTCTAGGGGAGATCCATTAATGGACCAAATTCTTACCAATGAATCTGCACCTGCAgagaataaatatttttcgTCATCTGATCTTGTGAGGCAAAGTACACTGGATCTTGTGTTAGTCTCCAGAGAGCTTCCTAATTTGATTGTCTTTATGAGATTGTAATTCGGTAGGTCGAACACCAGTATTTTTGAGTCTTGTGTACCAGCAAAAAGAAGCTTTTTATTAGGGAATGAGACTATGGAAAGGATGGAAAATGTATGATTCCATCTATGAATTAACTCCGGCATAGAAGATGACATGCTCATTACTTGTTAGTGATAGAAACAAATAATCTACTTAGAGAGGACTACCTATTCCTTTGAGTATTATAGCTCCTTATTTAGTAGACCTTACCTTAGATAGAGAAACTTGTCATACGCTATACTAAAAGTCTTAGAAAAACTGTGGACAATTTAGAGCACGTGAAATACTGTTAATGTCTAATAAGATCAGATAAGTCCAAGATTGGGAAACAAGGActgaaaatatatattgtAAAGATCTAATGAACAAGATGAGCATGGAATGAAACACTCAAGGCTCCAGTACTCTTTCTCTGGATTTTCTCAGGGTTACCAATTTGTCTATGACTTCTAAACTAGATTCTACAAGCTCAACAATATTGGCATCCATAGTCTATATGCAATATTTAAAGGGAGGTACCTACTTCTTAGCTGTTGCTCATATCCTCTTTTCACAAAGTAGATTCTTACATCCTTTTTGGTTAGCAAAGTAATAAATCATAATACAATTGTCTGTTGGTGTTGTGCTCGCCGGAAATTCCGCATAAAAATCGAGAACTTTTATAAATTCTAGCATTAAAGGAAGGATCCAATTACATAGGAAGAACAACCGCACAAGTACAATAGAATGAAACCTTCCACTACCTCATATTTTCAAGGGACATCACTCTTAAATCTTCTGAGGCCATGGAAACGTTACCGCGATGGTACGATCTTCTACGGTTACGCCAAGAGTGGGAATAAGAGAACGCCCTTAACCACGAAGCAAGGTAACAAGACCATGTATAAGGGTACTAGATCTTCCGGTATTGGTAAGCATACAAAATATGGGGAATATACCATTGATTGGAAGAAAGTCAGAACTTTTACTGTGCCGAAGTTCCccaatttggaattgaagCCGCTAGTTTCTCATAATGCTCCTGAATTGAAACACCAGTTCATCGGGTATAAGAAGGGTCCATTGGATCCTAAATTATATGTTGATAAGATAAAGGAATTTATTAGGAGTGGGAAAATACAAAGCAAAGCCAGTGATCCTGAATGTCATATCGAAAGAGGTTAGTCCTGTAGATCTCTATATACataatttgtaaataatgaataacaAAACAATAGTAATATTTGGATTGGAAAAAAAACGAtacatatttatttagTAATTATGATATGATATAAATGCAAAAGGGACCACATAGAAAGGATGCGATATGTTGTTGTCTGATCGACAAACACAATGGGCAACAAAGAAGCATTAATGCATTTTCACtatattattcaaaattgaGTAGCAGAAGTGCTTGGAGTACCCAAAACAGCACGTAAATTACTATTACCACCTGTTTGTTGGTAATCAAGGGTAATTAATTCTAGTAATGAGAATCCACCAGCTACACCAACAATAATACCAGCGGCTTTACCCTTTAGACCTAACAATTCACCGCATGCGGCAAGGACGGCAAGTATGGCAGCACCGGTAGAAGAGGCAACTGGAATAACCTTGTCTAGTTCCTTGGAGATGTTTTGTTCTCTACGACCAGATAAGGTAATACCTTGATCCTTAAATTCCACAGCAACATCACGAGCTGAAGAACCTGAAATGGCTTGCCATTTCTTGGCAAACCAAACACTAGTAGAGACGATGAATAAAGTAAAGACAATGAAAGTTAATGGTTGAGAGAAAAGACCACCAATCAAAGATCTTGGTGGTGTTAGCAATGATAATGGGAAAGTTGGAACTGCTAAGATATTGTTAACATTCTCATAGTGACCTAGGATTTTGCAAATAATACTAGATGGATCATTGTTGGCAACCAATTGAATC is a genomic window containing:
- the PAF1 gene encoding Paf1p (ancestral locus Anc_1.309), translated to MSKKQEYIAKIKYQNNLPPPLLPPKLLTYSFNPAEAVDSPQLLTSLYTKTNVTPLIKLNNDLGMPLDLIQIPGLLNNNDTKLLYGFDNINLHPEDRVLLRDPRVDRLTKTDISKVNFLRRTEYVSSTIASQQRNDDFNANNKRKLKELEMEQNETLSASQVVQKVENTFDSMTSEANDLTKLVHPIKKKLKAVKTWNLLPDTASMDQSYFTLRLVGSAALDKKERDKLALSTAIFRPVELEEDEWISMYTTDKKDSNILTNLVEKNIDDAKVLDDEVDHKTFKFKRLRDFDMKQVPQANPNTGAFGELAIVLNNEKGIAYYKPLRPRIELRRRRVNDVIKPLVREHNIDQINISLRNPTPQEANIRDRLRMKFDPINFSTVDEEDLEKDGEEV
- the SAF1 gene encoding SCF ubiquitin ligase complex subunit SAF1 (ancestral locus Anc_1.307), translated to MEKFNQDEARKGLSLLPDIVQTLLPYLDLEDIRSLSLTNKYYHRLLNIKESGTVWHELFHKAYGRLLTDDEPFQNREAEKFQTCCEVVLTHTLPTLTWHELYEKRSSDAKFYTWGCLKHARLGYTAISNPNLTDDDLNGTGTRFKFGVNKPTLVPWFPENANINHKAIRQISGGGFSFQVLTCAGKIYSTGPTYTGGHRGPGPREGESDFNPFREAIQRMEHSWPRILTAGGPTSINTTGTFPQPLVHGPTPTNRDSSGHSTNHTSITDGPHENIYQQLQELEQSATELVPGNKHIRRMFSRCSFPIYYRHDHSLQIDPEKLGAIKFVAVSSGRSHFLALDDNNELYSWDTAESEHGIKILFDDLPLKETNPIVKIACGWDFNCVYIYDIGLVVWKERDALQEGELASNAHCMVVPKSGDTGGENKVLDFACTQNNCVYFITNKGDKLYSYNLGLVESVDLPPMLDGKLEKIVACFSCLVLFTDHNCYTVGLRDSNIDMDSFSQLVLDDPEDHIISLKGGDYHVVALTKKGQIYTWGIESQFSGCLGLGRPQHVVDEVHLGTWNGPRNVKVLKPTKVPLDDKYVCLAVAAGGWQSGAIIMKK
- the MRPL27 gene encoding mitochondrial 54S ribosomal protein mL41 (ancestral locus Anc_1.304), which translates into the protein MKPSTTSYFQGTSLLNLLRPWKRYRDGTIFYGYAKSGNKRTPLTTKQGNKTMYKGTRSSGIGKHTKYGEYTIDWKKVRTFTVPKFPNLELKPLVSHNAPELKHQFIGYKKGPLDPKLYVDKIKEFIRSGKIQSKASDPECHIERG
- the DUG2 gene encoding glutamine amidotransferase subunit DUG2 (ancestral locus Anc_1.306), with amino-acid sequence MSMSSSMPELIHRWNHTFSILSIVSFPNKKLLFAGTQDSKILVFDLPNYNLIKTIKLGSSLETNTRSSVLCLTRSDDEKYLFSAGADSLVRIWSINGSPLENTVSVEEVATVYSVTDIGDIFSIIYLNSLQTLVLGCQNASLLYLDNIFERLKCKLKSKEDNNENRLPHRRYDKFFDSLGPMGSTTPSQESLATTPEIKTFQKNNTILEIPSENIIKYAHNGFIYSLCKMCTSLNCQFDHGRSPVRDGTQNKNKFTECIVSAGGDGISKIWKFESITDKNGTKVTITNNDEMDNDDSVLSQAIEFPFLYCGLSGGLVKIWDLNTKQLVSTLDTGDKSDVISISVYMDHIFAVNASGITLFYQNQIHHWDPNQGKMLSSEIFERKSKIGIHNSPSLLTGGNDGSLTLWDLSHIFQNTILSSSKMERSNSWATYQPAGLNSEEMLSTLRELISYETVSQGYDTQQQLASRRCATYLQQLLINFGASVSQLLPVMSGGNPVVFARFNGNGKNKKRILWYGHYDVIPVGDPERWTTDPFVLTCENGYLKGRGVSDNKGPLVSALHSVANLFQNDELINDVVFLIEGSEEIGSPGFAEVCQKYKEVIGDKIDWIFLSNSTWVDEEHPCLNYGLRGVINAQVRVWSDQPDRHSGVNGGVFREPTTDLINIISKLQNDEGHVHIPNFYSPLKPLCDIDYGRFVEITKTANLDENKTIDELITNWTKPSLSITTMKMSGPGNITVIPKSASIGLSIRLVPEQSVDDVKKDLINYLKESFAKLPTKNQLEITILNEAEPWLGDPTNHAYQILKQEIASTWGMEPLFVREGGSIPGIRTLERAFQAPAVQIPCGQSTDNAHLNNENLRIKNWTKMAEILSKVFNQL